A single Schistocerca piceifrons isolate TAMUIC-IGC-003096 chromosome 6, iqSchPice1.1, whole genome shotgun sequence DNA region contains:
- the LOC124803217 gene encoding uncharacterized protein LOC124803217: MTRGRAHVYRCRWTLLAFFLLQTKGSYGRGVFSPRVDYDEWTPLGRGDPLKNDPTYDYVPPVLDRVHYWLEPASRTPDPPLATTPQPEVPVLRPRQPTPLPPPVATTADAAPPTAPQSSQAQLESRRDVFDQFLKIVDASKFGSNHHYSSLPASYYPSPFYHKPSAPPMRPPYTMLMPPPPPPPTASALARPTQGQTSVSLQHANLVYHASTTQPLQQALDWKEGKTQLATVAAAPPTAAAPTRPPAAHDAVDLSSLLQSLLRDEATPVTAVAPQSDAFTVTTPPATPTTTVTTCATPVATTVASLTTDPLFSHYKQPAEPLRGPMYLIIQGHSKVKTYGAANKHQHSYHGIPIQNSNDIQQEQDMETDRSGRAVDDEVYSVASSYESNTIGTGQDDTLRRTPRSSTEYVNDVFDDTGPSKPARARRKKRAADDISDELKPPSETTSGQDDVPRVATQPKVLQRSGKANPKKVTSITSRADIYRKRRLKGMKTFRRVHSAVEATTREIEAILKQNRQMSKQLQNLPGYQWRSSGLKAAAAPENVMAEATVKEIEAILRENREMSRQFGTLPGYATQSGTTSLIEIPLRRSGTISSKEKPQTETIHSHRNKRQLLEVSEEHPGVTTDDASAATENATTYDDSDGHDEQLLRYNSAKPESEVTTEIEPASIGPDSQLTMQQGQWTTPETVISPTRTVINDDKEVESSKGRQVLEELGELIPLDEDTAEELLQGLLVQQGQGSGAGAVIASSLAKILDVESRT; this comes from the exons GCAGCTACGGGCGCGGGGTGTTCTCGCCGCGCGTCGACTACGACGAGTGGACGCCGCTGGGCCGCGGGGACCCCCTCAAGAACGACCCGACGTACGACTACGTGCCGCCCGTGCTGGACAGGGTGCACTACTGGCTGGAGCCCGCCTCCAGGACACCGGACCCGCCGCTCGCCACCACGCCACAGCCAGAG GTGCCGGTGTTGCGACCTCGCCAGCccacgccgctgccgccgcccgtCGCCACCACTGCCGATGCGGCTCCACCGACCGCCCCGCAGTCGTCACAGGCTCAGCTGGAATCCCGGCGCGACGTCTTTGACCAGTTCCTCAAGATCGTAGACGCGTCCAAGTTCGGCTCGAACCACCACTACTCTTCGCTGCCGGCCTCTTACTACCCGTCGCCCTTCTACCACAAGCCGTCGGCGCCGCCGATGCGTCCGCCGTACACCATGCTgatgccgccgcccccgccgcccccgacgGCCTCGGCGCTGGCACGGCCGACACAGGGCCAGACGTCGGTGTCGCTGCAGCACGCCAACCTCGTGTACCACGCGTCGACGACGCAGCCGCTGCAGCAGGCGCTCGACTGGAAGGAGGGCAAGACGCAGCTGGCCACGGTCGCCGCAGCGCCGCCCACCGCCGCCGCCCCCACGCGGCCCCCCGCCGCCCACGACGCCGTGGATCTCTCCTCGCTGCTGCAGAGCCTGCTGCGTGACGAGGCGACGCCGGTCACCGCCGTCGCTCCCCAGTCCGACGCCTTCACCGTAACGACGCCACCTGCCACTCCCACCACGACCGTCACCACGTGTGCCACCCCCGTGGCTACGACCGTGGCCTCCTTGACCACTGACCCTCTGTTTTCCCATTACAAGCAACCGGCGGAACCACTCCGGGGGCCCATGTACCTCATAATCCAGGGCCACTCCAAAGTGAAGACGTACGGCGCCGCCAATAAGCACCAGCACAGCTACCACGGAATTCCAATCCAGAACTCCAACGACATCCAGCAGGAGCAGGATATGGAGACTGACAGATCTGGCCGTGCAGTCGATGACGAGGTCTACAGTGTGGCATCTTCTTACGAATCAAACACCATCGGTACGGGGCAGGATGATACACTCAGAAGAACGCCGCGTTCGTCCACGGAATACGTCAACGACGTCTTCGATGACACTGGGCCATCTAAGCCAGCGAGAGCTCGTCGCAAGAAGCGAGCTGCTGATGATATCAGCGACGAACTTAAGCCTCCATCCGAAACCACTTCTGGCCAAGATGATGTGCCTCGAGTCGCAACACAGCCCAAAGTTCTGCAGCGAAGTGGTAAAGCAAATCCCAAGAAAGTCACCAGCATAACATCTAGAGCTGATATCTACCGGAAGCGGAGACTGAAAGGCATGAAGACATTTAGGCGGGTGCACAGCGCAGTAGAGGCTACCACTCGCGAAATCGAAGCAATCCTGAAACAAAATCGTCAAATGTCGAAGCAgctccaaaatttaccaggttaccaATGGCGTTCATCTGGATTAAAAGCAGCCGCTGCTCCTGAAAATGTGATGGCAGAGGCGACTGTCAAAGAAATTGAGGCCATATTGCGAGAAAATCGTGAGATGTCACGGCAGTTTGGTACATTACCTGGATATGCAACACAATCAGGAACAACATCACTCATAGAAATTCCGTTACGTCGTTCTGGGACCATATCATCGAAAGAGAAACCCCAGACAGAAACAATCCATTCGCATAGAAATAAACGTCAGCTTCTAGAAGTTTCTGAAGAACACCCTGGTGTCACTACCGATGATGCGTCTGCTGCGACAGAGAATGCTACCACTTACGATGATTCCGACGGACACGATGAACAGCTCCTGCGGTATAACAGTGCCAAACCAGAAAGTGAAGTTACAACTGAAATTGAACCAGCGTCCATTGGTCCTGACAGTCAGCTGACTATGCAACAGGGACAGTGGACGACGCCAGAGACTGTTATTTCTCCTACGAGAACTGTAATCAACGACGACAAAGAAGTGGAGTCTTCCAAGGGGAGGCAGGTATTAGAGGAACTAGGGGAGCTAATTCCACTAGATGAAGACACAGCGGAGGAGCTGCTACAGGGTCTCTTAGTCCAGCAAGGCCAAGGGTCTGGAGCTGGTGCTGTTATTGCTTCTTCACTAGCGAAAATTCTCGATGTGGAAAGCCGTACTTGA